From Pyrenophora tritici-repentis strain M4 chromosome 1, whole genome shotgun sequence, the proteins below share one genomic window:
- a CDS encoding RSC complex subunit Rsc7 translates to MSNGHIGNGIMDPSGTIDPSHVFGGPPQPVAQQQQPSRGLKRSRSPESNYELQGDDTPNNKRSRGRPNKPTRSYAGSPNRGSQPPQTSPQHTGGAPPVQTPQLQSTTLPHASPPQVTPSAKSTPTKPTVIKALPTVRDHTTDQLNPEGDEYIPREIDEAGERKVTQTGHPLDGREYRCRTFFVPNRADKLFMLATECARVLGYRDSYLLFNKNRSLYKIIATQAEKDDLIHQEILPYSYRSRQIAIVTARSMFRQFGSRLIVNGRRVRDDYWESKARKQGFTEEDAAGEKRPGAAKAREAAAAEANHASAMAFAHSGAYTGNNQDYLGAAINPMQPFGGLNPAPGSMPTSNVDAYNQRTTADLQPRDYSGVQRPRHEMQGAPYQDLTRPTPSGEILNAAAQTAEVNKQLEQQRKHRKDYLNDVWTRPHEPPVQPNRPGTAEGDHAPQVTQAMQSPRIPSTTVSMPGNQYGMSAQTPQRPGQPLGGQGYRPQSMQQNNMVPSPMAQQQLRPDQMHRRPPSIGMPQGMTASGMGPGMLPGVQQSPGHGYPPSHMWQGPPQPSPLSQQHNMQQYAQRPPQQSPLPQHSSMHASPQLHQVQSSVSMHGTPVQQYQTMGAMGGSMPGSDAGYQTMGQNPYQPSPSPHQFMQHQSGAAQQPGMPGWAPQQTPQQGGWSSY, encoded by the exons ATGTCAAATGGTCACATTGGCAACGGCATCATGGACCCGTCCGGCACCATTGATCCGTCGC ATGTCTTCGGAGGCCCACCACAGCCTGTCGCACAGCAACAGCAGCCATCGCGCGGCCTGAAGCGCAGTCGCTCGCCTGAGAGCAACTACGAGCTGCAGGGCGATGACACGCCAAACAACAAGCGCAGCCGCGGCCGCCCTAATAAGCCAACCAGGTCCTATGCCGGCTCTCCCAACCGTGGTTCTCAGCCTCCGCAAACATCGCCGCAGCACACGGGCGGCGCACCGCCCGTGCAGACTCCGCAATTGCAGTCCACGACGCTACCTCACGCTTCGCCCCCTCAGGTGACGCCCTCGGCCAAGTCGACTCCCACCAAACCCACCGTCATCAAGGCCTTGCCCACTGTGCGCGACCACACCACCGACCAACTCAACCCCGAAGGCGACGAATACATCCCCCGCGAAATCGACGAGGCGGGCGAGCGAAAAGTAACACAGACGGGCCACCCGCTCGACGGACGGGAATACCGCTGCCGCACCTTCTTCGTGCCAAACAGAGCCGACAAGCTTTTCATGCTCGCAACCGAGTGTGCGCGCGTGCTCGGATATCGCGACTCGTATCTGCTTTTTAACAAGAATAGGTCATTGTACAAGATCATCGCCACCCAGGCGGAAAAGGACGATCTGATCCACCAGGAGATCCTCCCGTACTCGTACCGGTCTAGACAGATTGCCATTGTGACTGCCCGCTCCATGTTCAGACAGTTTGGCAGCAGGCTGATTGTCAACGGGCGGCGCGTGCGCGACGACTACTGGGAAAGCAAAGCTAGGAAGCAGGGCTTTACCGAGGAGGACGCAGCGGGTGAAAAGAGACCGGGCGCCGCCAAGGCAAGAGAAGCTGCTGCAGCGGAAGCGAACCACGCCAGCGCTATGGCATTTGCCCACTCAGGCGCCTACACGGGCAACAATCAGGACTACCTTGGAGCTGCCATCAATCCCATGCAGCCATTTGGTGGCCTCAACCCAGCGCCGGGAAGCATGCCAACTTCCAATGTGGACGCATACAACCAGCGCACGACGGCTGACCTGCAGCCCCGGGACTACAGTGGCGTTCAACGTCCACGACATGAGATGCAGGGCGCCCCCTACCAGGATCTGACCAGGCCAACACCATCTGGCGAAATCCTCAACGCAGCTGCTCAGACGGCCGAGGTGAACAAGCAGCTAGAGCAACAGCGCAAGCATCGCAAAGACTACCTAAACGACGTCTGGACACGACCACATGAGCCCCCGGTGCAGCCAAACCGTCCTGGAACTGCTGAAGGAGACCATGCACCACAGGTTACGCAAGCCATGCAATCTCCGCGTATCCCATCGACGACTGTCAGTATGCCCGGGAACCAGTACGGCATGTCTGCCCAAACGCCACAGAGACCTGGACAGCCCTTGGGAGGCCAAGGCTACCGCCCGCAATCTATGCAACAGAACAACATGGTGCCTTCACCAATGGCCCAGCAGCAACTGCGCCCAGATCAGATGCACCGCCGCCCACCCAGTATCGGAATGCCTCAAGGTATGACCGCATCGGGCATGGGTCCCGGTATGCTCCCTGGTGTTCAACAGAGCCCCGGCCACGGCTATCCGCCATCGCACATGTGGCAAGGACCTCCGCAGCCATCTCCTCTTTCCCAGCAGCACAACATGCAACAATATGCGCAACGCCCCCCGCAGCAGTCGCCGCTCCCGCAGCACTCATCCATGCATGCATCACCGCAACTCCACCAGGTCCAAAGCAGCGTTTCGATGCACGGCACACCTGTGCAGCAGTACCAGACCATGGGCGCCATGGGAGGCTCCATGCCCGGAAGCGACGCTGGGTATCAAACAATGGGCCAGAATCCATATCAACCTAGCCCGAGCCCTCATCAGTTCATGCAGCATCAAAGTGGTGCAGCTCAACAGCCCGGCATGCCAGGCTGGGCACCGCAGCAGACTCCACAACAGGGAGGATGGTCATCATACTAG